A window of Candidatus Jettenia caeni contains these coding sequences:
- a CDS encoding tryptophan synthase alpha subunit, giving the protein MNRIDKKFRELKNKKKPAFIPFITAGDPDLQTTKALILEFEKRGADIIELGIPFSDPIADGPIIQASYYRALVKGLKVAQILDMVSKLRNESEIPIVSMVSYSTVFKGGCQVFIEKACKAGLDGLTIPDLPVEENNEIFQVAKEKDFKIVCFIAPTTTDQRKILITQKSQGFLYYISVVGITGVRDKIPEDVLQNIKSLKQITDTPISVGFGVSTPDHAKTIGKAADGVIVGSAIIREVEKYTNEPFEKLVTKVGEFVGELVLGAKG; this is encoded by the coding sequence ATGAATAGAATTGATAAAAAATTTCGGGAATTAAAGAACAAAAAAAAGCCTGCTTTTATACCATTTATTACAGCAGGAGATCCAGACTTGCAAACTACAAAAGCCTTGATTCTTGAATTTGAGAAGAGAGGTGCAGATATCATTGAACTCGGCATTCCATTTTCTGATCCTATTGCGGATGGCCCTATTATTCAAGCTTCTTACTATCGGGCATTAGTTAAAGGGTTGAAAGTTGCACAAATACTGGATATGGTTTCAAAACTTCGAAATGAGTCTGAAATACCTATTGTCTCAATGGTGTCCTATAGTACCGTCTTTAAGGGAGGGTGTCAGGTTTTTATTGAAAAGGCGTGTAAGGCAGGATTAGATGGTTTAACTATTCCTGATTTACCTGTAGAAGAAAATAATGAAATTTTTCAGGTTGCAAAAGAAAAGGATTTTAAAATTGTTTGCTTTATTGCCCCAACAACGACAGATCAGCGCAAAATTTTAATTACCCAGAAATCACAAGGCTTTTTATATTATATCTCTGTAGTAGGTATAACGGGTGTAAGAGATAAAATACCGGAAGATGTTCTTCAAAATATTAAAAGCTTAAAGCAAATTACTGATACCCCAATTAGTGTTGGTTTTGGTGTATCTACACCGGATCATGCAAAGACAATTGGGAAAGCGGCAGACGGTGTTATTGTAGGGAGCGCTATTATAAGAGAAGTTGAAAAATACACAAATGAACCTTTTGAAAAATTAGTGACGAAGGTTGGAGAATTTGTAGGAGAACTTGTTTTGGGAGCAAAAGGGTAA
- a CDS encoding tryptophan synthase beta subunit yields MGSTVVKSKLLRNLIMPEEINLPDTMGHFGRFGGKFVPETIMPALEELEKAYVEARNDPAFQAELDYYLKEYVGRPSVLYYAERLTKKLGGAKIYLKREDLNHTGAHKINNTIGQILLAKRMGKKRIIAETGAGQHGVATATAAAMFGIECDVYMGEEDMRRQALNVFRMKLLGTRVIPVTSGSKTLKDATNEAFRDWMASVRYTHYILGSVVGPHPYPMMVRNFQTVIGKEVKSQILEKENRLPDYLIACVGGGSNSMGLFHPFIEDREVKMIGVEAGGLGPEIGQHASTLTSGKIGILHGSASYVLQDDDGQTLPVHSISAGLDYPGVGPEHSYLKDIGRAEYVSITDTEAVNAFQECARLEGIIPALEASHAIAYAMKFAPTLSSDKLIVICLSGSGDKDSFEVAKKLGYTI; encoded by the coding sequence ATGGGATCAACAGTAGTAAAATCTAAACTATTGCGAAATTTAATAATGCCTGAAGAAATAAACTTACCTGATACTATGGGGCATTTTGGTCGTTTTGGTGGAAAATTCGTTCCTGAGACTATAATGCCTGCTCTAGAAGAACTAGAAAAAGCTTATGTAGAAGCAAGAAACGATCCGGCTTTTCAGGCTGAGTTGGATTATTATTTGAAAGAGTATGTCGGACGACCATCAGTGCTTTATTATGCTGAAAGATTGACAAAAAAATTGGGGGGTGCGAAGATATACTTAAAAAGAGAAGATCTGAACCATACCGGTGCACATAAAATAAACAACACCATTGGACAAATACTGCTTGCAAAAAGAATGGGCAAGAAAAGGATCATTGCTGAGACAGGTGCTGGACAACACGGGGTTGCAACGGCTACGGCTGCTGCAATGTTTGGGATAGAGTGTGATGTATATATGGGTGAAGAAGATATGAGACGTCAAGCGCTGAACGTCTTTCGCATGAAATTGTTAGGGACGCGTGTGATACCGGTAACTAGTGGTTCGAAGACTTTGAAAGATGCTACAAATGAAGCATTTAGAGATTGGATGGCTTCGGTAAGATATACTCATTATATTTTAGGATCGGTTGTTGGCCCACATCCCTACCCTATGATGGTAAGAAATTTTCAAACGGTTATTGGTAAGGAAGTAAAAAGCCAGATATTGGAGAAGGAAAATAGATTACCTGATTATCTTATTGCTTGTGTTGGAGGTGGTAGTAATTCCATGGGGTTGTTCCACCCCTTTATTGAAGATAGAGAAGTAAAGATGATCGGTGTTGAAGCCGGAGGGCTTGGACCTGAAATTGGTCAGCACGCATCAACGCTTACAAGTGGTAAAATAGGTATTTTGCACGGAAGTGCAAGCTATGTATTACAAGATGATGATGGTCAAACATTGCCAGTCCACTCAATTTCCGCCGGTTTAGATTATCCAGGTGTTGGACCGGAACATAGTTATTTAAAAGATATTGGAAGAGCGGAATATGTTTCCATTACCGATACTGAAGCAGTAAATGCCTTCCAGGAATGTGCGCGATTAGAAGGGATTATCCCCGCTCTTGAAGCATCACATGCGATTGCATATGCAATGAAATTTGCTCCAACGTTAAGTAGTGATAAGCTGATTGTTATATGCTTGTCAGGTAGTGGTGATAAAGATTCCTTTGAGGTTGCAAAAAAATTAGGATATACCATTTGA
- a CDS encoding hydroxylamine oxidoreductase gives MLETLKKPLSRVAGLALAVAGVTFLTCTVGNGIARAEGPTFQDVASQVFGQPVGPDNDGTLYIFGLTAKYTQPEYVEGRGPYKSFLKFLPSIRWYDPEHYWTPGSQNEGVFKNEECVLCHTVQTPTIVKDWKKSAHGNLEMRRGLGIKGKDGKPVEGAVGCDVCHGNDHQKLFMPTYKHCGECHPKETSEHRSGGLGSHTHAFTVNVLEFSWHVGKPAEEVAGCAECHAIAENRCDGCHTRHVFSPAEARKPTACRFCHMGIDHDEWAMYNTSIHGCLYEAESATMDWSKPSKKGNYRVPTCAYCHMQDGNHNPQQFGTIYSDMGMFQVDRGAPRHKAKRDAWIKKCQDCHSPRFAADKLKEMDAGVNLSFTKWREAAAVIVGCFLDGVVDPMPEGSPPDWYGHYTFSLLPGGDPRFYATSNLERLGLEMICYLTGNVYKAYAHMSMYNQTYGNGSAFEQDRKLIEIKTEAAKLRRFAAIEKKIGLEHKSEAFWQHGEYLDLLPGWKRKPGDVDVEWFKRTDIPHRANADAGVEVHH, from the coding sequence ATGCTTGAAACATTAAAGAAACCATTGTCCAGGGTTGCGGGATTAGCTCTTGCTGTAGCAGGGGTAACATTCCTGACGTGTACCGTGGGAAATGGTATAGCTAGGGCTGAAGGGCCTACATTCCAGGACGTAGCATCACAGGTATTTGGCCAACCCGTAGGTCCTGATAATGACGGGACACTGTATATATTCGGGTTGACGGCAAAATATACACAACCAGAATATGTTGAAGGAAGAGGTCCATATAAATCATTCTTGAAATTCTTACCATCAATTCGTTGGTACGATCCAGAACATTATTGGACACCAGGCAGTCAAAATGAAGGTGTTTTTAAGAATGAAGAATGTGTTCTTTGTCATACTGTTCAGACTCCTACTATCGTGAAAGATTGGAAGAAGAGTGCTCATGGAAACCTAGAGATGAGAAGGGGCCTCGGTATAAAAGGGAAAGATGGAAAGCCTGTTGAAGGTGCAGTTGGTTGTGACGTATGTCATGGTAACGATCACCAAAAGCTTTTCATGCCTACCTACAAGCACTGCGGTGAGTGTCATCCGAAGGAAACTTCAGAGCATAGATCAGGTGGCTTAGGTTCTCATACCCATGCGTTTACGGTAAACGTATTGGAATTCTCATGGCATGTTGGAAAGCCTGCTGAAGAAGTTGCAGGGTGTGCAGAATGCCATGCCATTGCTGAAAACAGATGCGACGGATGTCATACAAGACACGTATTTAGCCCTGCAGAAGCAAGAAAACCAACTGCCTGCAGATTTTGTCATATGGGTATCGACCATGATGAATGGGCAATGTACAACACCTCGATTCATGGTTGCTTGTATGAAGCTGAATCAGCAACTATGGACTGGAGCAAACCATCAAAGAAAGGGAACTACAGGGTTCCGACATGCGCCTACTGCCATATGCAGGATGGAAACCACAACCCGCAACAGTTTGGTACCATCTATAGCGATATGGGCATGTTCCAGGTTGACAGAGGAGCTCCAAGACACAAGGCTAAGAGAGATGCTTGGATAAAGAAATGCCAGGATTGCCATTCTCCCCGCTTTGCAGCAGATAAGTTGAAAGAGATGGATGCTGGTGTCAACTTGAGCTTTACTAAATGGAGAGAAGCCGCTGCAGTTATAGTAGGTTGCTTCTTGGATGGCGTTGTAGATCCTATGCCAGAAGGCTCACCACCAGACTGGTATGGTCACTATACTTTTAGCTTGTTACCAGGTGGAGATCCAAGGTTCTATGCTACATCAAACTTGGAGCGTTTGGGATTAGAAATGATTTGCTATCTGACAGGCAACGTTTATAAGGCTTATGCTCATATGTCAATGTACAACCAGACATATGGAAACGGTAGCGCTTTCGAGCAGGATAGGAAGTTGATTGAGATTAAAACGGAAGCAGCTAAGCTGAGAAGGTTTGCCGCTATCGAAAAGAAGATCGGTTTGGAACACAAATCAGAAGCATTCTGGCAGCATGGTGAATATTTAGATTTACTCCCGGGTTGGAAGAGAAAACCAGGCGATGTAGATGTTGAATGGTTCAAGAGGACTGATATTCCTCACCGTGCAAACGCAGATGCTGGTGTTGAAGTACACCACTAA
- a CDS encoding putative hydrazine hydrolase A subunit, with product MSKKRIGIAMASAMVAGALVCGDIFATGNQVMVGGSKQGKALWTDYSGMSKEVQGPVNTILFTQSPRTEKGDPYQNYPHYVPEGSRIVLFDLNSKELKVLTNDFATAFDPCTYWDGKKFTFAGIHKKGGGCQIWEMNIDGSGLRQMTDYKGTCRAPIYYAAGSIEEGKGRVIWRDRYFEGDWKERGTVEKTGFIIFAGSPDGVRDELHNSYVYNLFRLDTQGGHVTERITGHVLSGIEFPSLNTTIDQITYNLSSNFDPWLTPDGNILFSSVQANGTRAEGKGRVMLCVDNWDGAYPRPIYGNCDGEIGGSSGRSQSKVTFGDRKLVFVESPYMNWGVGQLAAVSWDAPFNKTYERLSKDEGGLYRSPYPLPDDRMLVSYAQRGDFGIYWFDCKNGKAGEVVHNDPEWNDHQPAPVYIKYKPRWINTFTAGKNFGVTTVTYQPFDQVKVEGYPHSWGTWICFDTTLTDIPVGPYPSQRAKATKPGDVKAVRIVEGVPCVEPEAGRFKVGAGKHLLGGDRSSSNSGTAFQQRRIIGYQYVEDDGSVVTSQTADTPYYIQNLDERGMAVQTALMWAYLRPYHGRICSGCHDGSYRGRAFQNQHTKALYNWWYDDRSHYDSPFAFGHLRFDKQGMYQGVKHGEDVVVPSDVYYGGPSGTTSQPVEGLTDEKRRTVDFRRDIQPILDAKCANCHNASNPPDLSGGAELASVDGVAAFSRAYNSLLEPQRGKDVNLGGKYVNPSAAINSLLIWRLYEEKLSQFEPKEKVFPVEGRVMHDKFLTQDERYLFVEWIDIGAQWDNIQGPDFYPGYNGR from the coding sequence ATGAGTAAGAAGAGAATAGGAATAGCGATGGCATCGGCAATGGTAGCCGGTGCGTTGGTCTGTGGGGACATCTTTGCAACGGGCAACCAGGTAATGGTTGGCGGTTCGAAGCAGGGAAAGGCCTTATGGACAGATTACAGCGGTATGTCAAAGGAAGTACAAGGTCCGGTGAATACGATATTATTTACCCAGTCACCGAGGACGGAGAAAGGCGACCCGTATCAGAACTATCCTCATTATGTTCCCGAGGGAAGCCGGATTGTACTATTTGATTTAAATTCGAAGGAATTAAAGGTACTGACGAATGATTTTGCGACAGCCTTTGATCCCTGCACCTATTGGGATGGGAAGAAATTTACCTTTGCCGGGATCCACAAGAAGGGTGGTGGATGTCAGATATGGGAGATGAACATTGATGGAAGCGGTCTCAGGCAGATGACGGATTATAAAGGCACCTGCCGTGCTCCTATCTACTATGCTGCTGGCAGTATAGAGGAAGGAAAGGGTCGCGTTATATGGCGTGACAGGTATTTTGAAGGGGACTGGAAAGAAAGGGGTACGGTAGAGAAGACCGGATTTATTATATTTGCAGGTTCACCGGATGGTGTAAGGGATGAGCTTCACAATTCCTATGTATACAATCTGTTCAGGTTGGATACGCAGGGCGGTCATGTAACCGAAAGAATTACGGGACACGTTCTTTCCGGTATAGAGTTTCCGAGTTTAAACACAACGATAGATCAGATAACCTACAACCTGAGTTCGAACTTTGATCCATGGTTAACGCCGGATGGAAATATCCTTTTCTCAAGCGTACAGGCGAATGGTACAAGGGCAGAGGGAAAAGGTAGGGTAATGCTCTGCGTGGATAACTGGGATGGTGCATATCCGAGGCCGATTTATGGGAACTGTGATGGGGAGATTGGTGGATCAAGCGGCAGGTCACAGTCGAAGGTAACATTCGGAGACAGGAAGCTGGTGTTTGTAGAGTCGCCCTATATGAATTGGGGCGTAGGTCAGTTGGCAGCGGTAAGCTGGGATGCTCCATTCAACAAGACCTATGAGAGGTTGAGCAAGGATGAAGGTGGATTGTACCGGAGTCCGTATCCACTTCCAGATGATAGGATGTTAGTGTCCTATGCGCAGAGAGGTGACTTTGGCATCTACTGGTTTGATTGCAAGAACGGGAAAGCCGGCGAGGTAGTACACAATGATCCTGAGTGGAACGATCATCAGCCAGCACCTGTGTATATAAAGTACAAGCCAAGGTGGATCAACACCTTTACGGCAGGCAAGAACTTTGGTGTAACAACCGTTACCTATCAGCCATTTGACCAGGTGAAGGTGGAAGGTTATCCACACTCATGGGGTACATGGATTTGTTTTGATACAACCCTGACCGATATACCAGTAGGTCCGTATCCAAGTCAGAGGGCAAAGGCAACGAAGCCGGGAGATGTAAAGGCAGTGAGAATCGTAGAAGGTGTACCATGCGTTGAGCCGGAGGCAGGGAGGTTCAAGGTAGGAGCCGGAAAGCATCTGTTGGGTGGGGACAGGTCAAGCAGCAACTCAGGAACAGCATTCCAGCAGAGGCGGATCATTGGGTATCAGTATGTAGAGGATGATGGCTCAGTGGTAACCTCTCAGACGGCAGATACTCCGTACTACATTCAGAATTTGGATGAGAGGGGTATGGCAGTACAGACAGCGCTGATGTGGGCATATTTAAGGCCATATCATGGTAGGATTTGCAGTGGATGCCATGATGGATCATATCGGGGAAGGGCATTCCAGAATCAGCATACGAAGGCGCTGTACAATTGGTGGTATGATGACAGAAGCCATTATGATTCACCGTTTGCCTTTGGTCATTTGAGGTTTGATAAGCAGGGGATGTATCAGGGTGTAAAGCATGGTGAAGACGTAGTGGTGCCGTCGGATGTATACTATGGAGGCCCGTCAGGAACGACATCTCAGCCGGTAGAAGGGTTAACGGATGAGAAGAGAAGGACTGTGGATTTCCGAAGGGATATACAGCCGATACTTGATGCAAAATGTGCAAACTGTCACAATGCAAGCAATCCTCCGGATTTAAGTGGAGGGGCAGAGTTAGCGAGTGTTGATGGGGTAGCGGCCTTTAGCCGAGCCTACAATAGTTTGTTAGAGCCACAGAGGGGTAAGGATGTGAACCTTGGTGGTAAGTATGTAAATCCGTCAGCAGCGATTAACAGCTTGTTGATATGGAGGCTGTATGAAGAGAAGTTAAGCCAGTTTGAGCCGAAGGAGAAGGTATTCCCTGTGGAAGGACGAGTAATGCATGACAAATTCCTGACCCAGGATGAGAGATACCTGTTTGTCGAGTGGATAGATATTGGGGCACAATGGGACAATATCCAGGGACCGGACTTCTACCCAGGCTACAATGGCAGATAA